One genomic window of Streptomyces sp. NBC_01276 includes the following:
- the pstC gene encoding phosphate ABC transporter permease subunit PstC has translation MVSTTPTQIDQAPPVTKSGRSTGRAGDKIFAGLSKGSGILLLVIMASIAGFLTYRASIALSKNEGNFLTTFDWNASANPPVFGIAVLLFGTVVSSIIAMAIAVPIAVGIALFISHYAPRRLAAPIAYVVDLLAAVPSIIYGIWGALFLVPQLNGLNLWLDEYLGWTYVFDKTQVGVARSLFTVGILLAIMILPIVTSVSREVFLQVPRMNEEAALALGATRWEVIRMSVLPFGRSGVISASMLGLGRALGETMAVATVLSPSFLISGHILDPGGGTFAQNIAAKFDEANEFGRDALIASGLVLFLLTLLVNGAARLIIARRKDFSGANA, from the coding sequence ATGGTTTCCACCACACCCACGCAGATAGACCAGGCTCCGCCGGTCACCAAGAGCGGAAGGTCCACCGGCCGCGCCGGTGACAAGATCTTCGCGGGGCTCTCCAAGGGCTCCGGCATCCTGCTCCTGGTGATCATGGCGTCGATCGCCGGTTTCCTCACCTACCGCGCCTCGATCGCCCTGTCGAAGAACGAGGGGAACTTCCTCACCACCTTCGACTGGAACGCGTCGGCGAACCCTCCCGTCTTCGGCATCGCCGTCCTGCTCTTCGGCACCGTCGTCAGCTCGATCATCGCGATGGCCATCGCGGTTCCGATCGCGGTCGGCATCGCCCTCTTCATCTCGCACTACGCGCCGCGCAGGCTGGCCGCCCCCATCGCGTACGTGGTCGACCTGCTGGCCGCCGTGCCCTCGATCATCTACGGCATCTGGGGCGCCCTCTTCCTGGTGCCGCAGCTGAACGGGCTGAACCTCTGGCTCGACGAGTACCTCGGCTGGACCTACGTCTTCGACAAGACCCAGGTCGGCGTCGCCCGCTCGCTCTTCACCGTCGGCATCCTGCTCGCGATCATGATCCTGCCGATCGTGACCAGCGTCAGCCGCGAGGTCTTCCTCCAGGTCCCGCGCATGAACGAGGAGGCCGCCCTGGCCCTCGGCGCGACCCGCTGGGAGGTCATCCGCATGTCGGTGCTGCCCTTCGGCCGCTCCGGCGTCATCTCCGCCTCGATGCTCGGCCTCGGCCGCGCCCTCGGCGAGACCATGGCCGTCGCCACGGTCCTCTCCCCGAGCTTCCTGATCTCCGGCCACATCCTCGACCCGGGCGGCGGCACGTTCGCGCAGAACATCGCCGCGAAGTTCGACGAGGCCAACGAGTTCGGCCGCGACGCCCTGATCGCCTCCGGCCTGGTGCTCTTCCTGCTCACCCTGCTGGTCAACGGCGCAGCCCGGCTGATCATCGCCCGACGCAAGGACTTCTCGGGGGCGAACGCCTGA